The sequence TTCTTGGCCAGCTTATACAAGTCGGTCAGCTTCATTTCTTCCAGATCGGAAATTTGAAGATCCATGTAATAACCACCTATTCAATTTTTATGAGTTCGTCTAGCAATGAATGTCTACCGGGCAAAATATGAGTCTATTAAAATCCTCATTAGAATAGCATTACCCAGATTGGAAGAAGATATGCAGTTCAGCTGCAAATAACATCCCCCAATCTCATAGGGTAACCTTAATTATTCGTTCTCACGCCAAACATCAGCTCCAAGATTACGAAGATTGCTGACCAAGTTGTCATAACCACGGTCAATATACTCTACGCCTGTTACCTCGGTGATTCCTTCTTCTACTGTCAATCCAGCAATTACAAGGGCTGCGCCGGCTCTTAGGTCAGCCGCTTTTACCTTTGCAGCGTTAAGCTTACTGCCTTCAATAATTGCCGATCGCCCTTCAACACGGATCTTGGCGCCCATACGCACCAATTCCGGCACATGCTTGAAACGATTACTGTACACAAAATCACTAAGGACACTAACTCCTTCGGCCTGAGTCAACATACTCGCCATTGGGGATTGCAAATCCGTGGGAAAGCCAGGATAGACCAGCGCCTTTACGTCAGCATGGGCATATTGAGATCTGCCAATCACACGAATGCTCTCATCAAGTTCTTCAATTTCTACGCCCATTTCCAAAAGTTTGGCAGTCAAAGCTTCCAAATGCTTAGGAATTACGTTATCTATCAACACATTACCGCGCGTAGCCGCTGCGGCAATCATATAAGTTCCAGCCTGAATCCGGTCAGGAATGATGGAATGACGGCAGCCGTGCATCTCCGTTACGCCTTCGATCCGGATAGTTTCCGTACCAGCGCCTTTAATAACAGCGCCCATAGAGTTTAATAGGGTAGCTACATCTATAATCTCAGGCTCTTTAGCCGCATTTTCAATAATTGTAGAGCCTTTGGCTCGTGAAGCCGCCAACATAATGTTAATAGTTGCTCCTACGCTGGATACGTCTAAATAGATCTTGGCACCCCGTAATTCTTTTGCGTATAAGTGGATAGAGCCGTGTTCATTGGTAACTGTTGCTCCCAGCGCTTCAAATCCCTTAATGTGCTGGTCGATCGGACGGGGTTCGAAATTACAACCACCAGGAAGTCCTATTGTCGCTTCCTTAAATCTTCCAAGAAGTGCT comes from Paenibacillus sp. 19GGS1-52 and encodes:
- a CDS encoding UDP-N-acetylglucosamine 1-carboxyvinyltransferase encodes the protein MEKLMIGGGRPLQGVVTISGAKNSAIALIPAAILAESEVVLDNLPSLSDVAVYSEILEELGASVAWSGSQMRIDPSRIVSIPMPNGPVKKLRASYYMMGALLGRFKEATIGLPGGCNFEPRPIDQHIKGFEALGATVTNEHGSIHLYAKELRGAKIYLDVSSVGATINIMLAASRAKGSTIIENAAKEPEIIDVATLLNSMGAVIKGAGTETIRIEGVTEMHGCRHSIIPDRIQAGTYMIAAAATRGNVLIDNVIPKHLEALTAKLLEMGVEIEELDESIRVIGRSQYAHADVKALVYPGFPTDLQSPMASMLTQAEGVSVLSDFVYSNRFKHVPELVRMGAKIRVEGRSAIIEGSKLNAAKVKAADLRAGAALVIAGLTVEEGITEVTGVEYIDRGYDNLVSNLRNLGADVWRENE